The proteins below come from a single Oxyura jamaicensis isolate SHBP4307 breed ruddy duck chromosome 1, BPBGC_Ojam_1.0, whole genome shotgun sequence genomic window:
- the MAP3K7CL gene encoding MAP3K7 C-terminal-like protein isoform X2: protein MGGRTRQHCHESRLAEGAMAGSKQLEQTSKSIGSSAHMITTARVPADKPVRIAFSLNETPDDDAAENSFPLAFPELDQQLQHVLLHCNEGSSCGFDGSRNEPGITFLCLQAVLRLVWSALSEASQGNAKVCSAILSLISGNKSQSSRPTSQNYSGSCCAASNLRVLP, encoded by the exons ATGGGTGGAAG AACCAGGCAGCATTGCCACGAGTCAAGGCTTGCTGAAGGGGCAATGGCGGGGAGCAAGCAG CTGGAACAAACAAGTAAAAGCATTGGCTCAAGTGCCCACATGATCACCACCGCCAGGGTACCTGCTGATAAGCCAGTACGAATTGCCTTCAGCCTGAATGAAACCCCAG ATGATGATGCAGCTGAAAACTCCTTCCCTTTGGCATTTCCAGAACTAGATCAGCAGCTGcag CATGTACTACTCCACTGCAATGAAGGGAGTTCTTGTGGTTTTGATGGGAGCAGGAATGAGCCAGGTATTACATTCTTATGCCTACAGGCTGTGCTAAGGTTGGTATGGTCAGCTCTCTCTGAAGCATCCCAAGGGAATGCCAAGGTATGCAGTGCCATCCTATCTCTAATCTCGGGTAACAAAAGCCAGTCATCAAGACCAACTTCTCAGAATTACTCTGGTTCATGCTGCGCAGCCAGCAACCTTCGCGTGCTGCCCTAG